A single genomic interval of Micropterus dolomieu isolate WLL.071019.BEF.003 ecotype Adirondacks unplaced genomic scaffold, ASM2129224v1 contig_13401, whole genome shotgun sequence harbors:
- the LOC123966425 gene encoding type-2 ice-structuring protein-like has protein sequence MQTDPSAGHAAQDRTTEATDAEKEEEKIVLQQVIIIFNICIISTMKTLTLSALLCAMMALTRAAALPDAEDGPWTEGTSVQVLPDSEAGNWTDSFTPRESHVVKRSASCSEVWTDFSGRCFLYVPQSMNWAAAERNCMSMGGHLASVHNIQEYREIQSLILRATQNQGLAWIGGSDAQQEGVWFWSDGKPFSFSHWCPREPNNHQGSQNCLLINHSDKKCWDDVQSDRQLPSVCVRNGC, from the exons ATGCAAACAGACCCTTCAGCTGGACACG CAGCTCAAGACAGGACGACTGAAGCTACAGACgctgagaaggaagaagagaagatcGTTCTGCAGCAG GTAATCATCATCTTCAACATCTGCATCATCTCCACCATGAAGACGCTGACTCTGTCTGCACTTCTTTGTGCCATGATGGCTCTGACCAGAGCTGCTG CTCTTCCAGACGCAGAGGATGGACCTTGGACAGAGGGAACTAGTGTCCAAG TTCTTCCAGACTCAGAGGCTGGAAACTGGACCGACTCATTCACTCCAA GAGAGAGTCATGTTGTCAAGAGGTCCGCATCTTGTTCCGAGGTTTGGACTGATTTCAGTGGTCGCTGTTTCCTCTACGTTCCACAATCCATGAATTGGGCTGCGGCTGAG AGAAACTGTATGTCCATGGGTGGACACCTTGCATCTGTACACAACATCCAGGAGTACCGTGAGATTCAATCGTTGATATTGAGGGCCACTCAAAATCAAGGATTAGCATGGATTGGGGGATCTGATGCACAACAG GAGGGAGTTTGGTTCTGGAGTGATGGAAAGCCTTTCAGCTTTTCTCACTGGTGTCCTAGAGAGCCTAATAACCATCAAGGTAGTCAGAACTGTCTGCTAATAAATCACTCAG ATAAGAAATGCTGGGACGATGTGCAAAGTGATAGGCAGCTCCCATCTGTCTGTGTCAGAAATGGCTGTTAA